tatatttaagcaAATATTTTTTACCTGTACCAACATTCGTTTTTGCTCTTAGGCCATCTTATAGGTGACTTATAACCATTAGGAGGAGGGACCAGACATTGCTTTCTATCAAACACAGGAGGACAATGACGTTCCATGAAAGTAAGCCTGTGAGTGCCATACTTCCTCCATTTCTACCACAGtaccaaaatcgaaaaaaaaacaaaatcatagctaaactattttttttacagATTCAAGGAGTAAAGAAAACTTGAGAAAATAGAGTGTACCCTAGGATCCGTGCAGGGAGTGTAATCTTGGTAGTCACTGCTACACTCCGGGAAAGAAACAGCATTGGCTTGAGGAGAGTTAACAACATCCAAGGATGATCCAGCTTTTGCAACGTCATTGACTTGGAGTTTGTTCTTCCCACAGTAAAGTCCACCAAGATAGAAAGAGAGCCCACATAGTAGAATCAGTAAAACAGTCTTGGGCAAGATCTTTGTTGAACCTCTCTCAGCTTTCTCGTACTTGTCATCCCTATCCTTCATCGTCTTTGGACTAGTTTAATAACAACTGCAAAACCAAGAACTAGCAGCAGTCAGAACAAATATAACAACAAGTACTCATGTAAAAAGTCAAACAACTGATTGGATCAAGAAATGACTAGACAAGTACAGAGTGAAACACTGCCATTGCCAAAAGAGATTTTACTAAAGAGGGAAACTAACTTTTTGGGTAAATCTTGAATAAACAAATGATGGGACAGTCCTTTTTGACAAATGAGAGACTTGAGGAAACAAGGACGTTGAGATCTAACAAAGAGGACAAAACAAACAACGTTGCCGACATATAGAGAGTGTTGCTTTAATGTTAATCACATGGTGTTTGGGCCCCAGTTTTCGACCGCCATAACATGCTCTATCAAAACTCGAGGAGGACAATAAACAATTGGAGTGGatagtaaaataataaatgcaTACACAACACATATGAATGATTTCTATAATAGGGATAACGTTAAAACTGTTTCTTCAGTTTCGCATTTAAAGTCAGAAAACAAAAACCTGCACAAGAGATAAAAGCTTGGAGACAGCTAAAAAAGCACAAAGGAGGGGTCAGGGGAAGAGAACTAGCATTAATAATCATTTCTTGGCAGACACGGAAGGTCTTAAATCTTTTGTATTTTTACACATACAATAAAACCAGAGAAAGCAATAGACAGATGAAGACGAACACACAAAGAACATTAAAAATGAATCTGTCAAAAGAAGAACCACAGAGCAAACTTGACAAGTTTTTAGATCTGGTTTTTACCTTGTCTTGAGCTAGaatagatttagattttttttttcgaatgGTCTCCTCGAATTCTTGAGGAGAGTATTTTCCGGCGACGGAGAGAGACTTCGATTctttcgttttaaaaaaaaaatattatgggGGAGGAGAGAGATGAAAGATTGCAGAGAAGCTAACCTTAACATTTATAGATTCTTGGGTGTTCACAcaatcataattattattatttttttctcccgTTCACTCTCTGTCTCTCCTTTCTTTTTCTATCTTTTTCGTTGATTTATTTCTGACTATTATTTTCCACTTAATTTCactgtttgtttttatttaattattgaattttgatgaaacaaaaaacaaaataatagtcACATGTTAGTTCTTATTATGACTGAATTTTATTCCTTAACAAAATACTTTCCGGTGGATAAAACTAATACCTAATGAGAATATTGCCACACACTCACAAAAAAATGTACTCCAAAATACATGTTTTAGGATTCtaatttagattattttaattaaatatactcTAAAATACGAATTTCTATAAAATGATAGATACTCCTAGTCTAGGAGGAAAGATCACAACTACTGTTTTTAGATCTCCATTCACGGAATTTTATGTTAGTTTGGAAaagtatattaattattttccttttacTAAAGCCACCAATCGCTTTTTTAGGATTTTAATTTAgatgatttaatttaattaatataaatggaTCCCACCACCGACAGAACGATTCACCGTCGACATCAGCGATACGACTTTCCTCACCATTCCCATGCATATACACATACATAAACGGAAAATACCAATTTTGTGGTTATTATATTTTGGGGCCTAAAGTTTACATAATTAATTGAATAAAAGTTGTAAATTTCTtctgttttgaaatattattatacactAAATTCATGAAACTGTAAGACAGACGAATCGAATATTGATCCAAAATGCGTTGGTCTAAGTAGTAAAAAATTCCGGCTACAACTACCGTAACATGTATTTGATTCGCACTGAAAAAGACTGTTTAAAATGATTGGGTTTTCAGCAAACATGTAGAACCATTTTTTCGAAAAaattgaaatgatttttttctttgcacttttaaaagtttttagaCAAGATTACCAAAAAAAGTTTGTTAGAGAACCACTAACCAGCCAATATACTTTGGATAAAAAAAACACTGTTTCAAAACGGAAGATATCATGACTATGTAACCTATAAGTAGGGTACGGAATTgtatacataaaaattatgagaatattttactatattcttttcaaaaatatttttaaatatattcgaaattaactaattaattagCAGAAGCTGTTGGGATCAGGCCGAATTAGTCGGTGAGTTTGTCACTTGAGATAGATCCACGGAAACACTGAATTATTAAGTGTTGACTAATTAAACCGCGTTTTGAAGTACATACACTCTTCCTCCAAGACTATTATAGTGTATTTATTTGACAAGAACACAAATTAAAAGACTACaatgtgtatataaatattttagattctaCAGGTTATgtggatatttttagtttaactaACATCGTCTGGTACATAATGTATTGTACTTTTGTTCAATATCACTATGTAAGAACTAtggttattttatttcttttctttttttttgccaacaaGAACTCTGGTTAACTATTCTCTTTTTGTATGTGAAACccttatatttaatttaaccCAAGCCGGATAAAAACAAATTCTGGtcaaagtaagaaaaaaactaCAGCTGacttgtatttatattttagtcaaatataataGTCTCCACTCTCCACCACCAGTCAGTTGAAACTTTTACAGTTTACTCATAGTTGCAACATCATATGAGCCGGATCTGACATGAATGATCAAGGGTCATACATAGGCTAGGAATTGTGACATACGAACCAAAAACTTTTGAATAAGCCTAAAGTTCGAGAATAAAGCATGAAAGCTCACCGTCCCCCATGTGGAATCAGTTAATGGTGCATCATCTTCCCATGTGTGTGATTAGGTCTTTTTACATacattatttgttttattttataattaaagaaTAGGAATAGACGAAacctttgttgttgttgttgtgtgtcTGCACTGCAGCATGAAGATATTTATGAATTTCAGTAGCATAACATGTCTTCATTTAATGATTTTCTGTATCCTTTAACATGTTGTATGTCTTGACCACGGGAACAATTTGGTGTAGTCCATCTTATATAGCTctgatctgattttttttttaaaattaagtatCCGGTTAATTCTCTTGAGATTGATTTCATGCACATATTACAATGAatgcttctttttgttttaaaatgattgAAATGCAAAGATCAAAACAGAACTAGAACAGGGGCTGATGATTTCTTCAAGTGTTTTTCCGTAAGCAGTTCTCAAAGCTTCAATCTTAAGACAGGTGAAGTTTTGAGACAATAACGTTTTATCATGTGAATTGTTGGTAAATCTGCAAAATCAACCCGACTCTGTTACTGAAGGTCTAAAATCGAATGCTTCGCACTCTTATCTAAGATCTCAATAGGATTTTGCTTCCTGGTTCATGTCTTGTCTCGTTCAATGGCTTCTCTACCATGTCCCTTCAAGCTCTCTGCTCATACTCATACCTTATCTTCTTCCAAGGTAACCTCCTCTCTCCCGATCTCAATATGTCCCTCTGTGTAGTATATTGAGGCTGAGTCAATTTGTTCCTTCTCCTCTTTTCTTGACAAAATAGACCCAACTATTTAACCAATGATTGTTAGAGAGAACATAGTGACTGAAATCCAAACTGGTCAATCTTCATAGATGATGTTTGAAGTTGTGTATCAATTAACACCCCAAGGCTGTCAAATACCATATGCTGATATCAGAATCAATTAAAAGCCTTTTTTGCCAATCCTTCACTCCTAATCAAATAAGAATTGGCGTACGCAGATTCGTGCCAATGAATCAGTGTCAGCAAATATCTACCTTTTAACATGTCTTCATGGGGAACGCACATATACAGATGCAATTTTTGCCAGAAAAAAATCACCATCCTTCACTAAGAAACTCAAATGTGAACAAAAACTGAGTTTTGAAGTTTGCAGAATGACAAAAGAGAAACATGatatgcattaaaaaaaaataaagagcgAGAGGATCATTCAAATGTTTGGACAGTTTGCAGAAACATGACCACTGTTCCCACAGACATAGCAGCTCATAGCACCACCACCATATTGAACTGATTGGTTTGCAGGTAAACCAAATTCCCTTCTTCCGAGTGATGAGGTTCCAATACCTGAGGTGCCAGCATCAGCGGTGTAATGGGATCCTTCTGGCCTCACAGGGAGAGAACTTGCAGTCTCTGTCCTGAGCTTCTCTATGGCACCTAGAATCACCCTGGTATCTGATGAATAGTTCACCTTGTCTACTTTCACAACCGTTGCTTTCACAGTAGGTTCATCCCCATATGTCTCTTCTTTTACCTTGAGCTTGAACATGTATTTGGTAAAAGCAACCTTACGGATGATATCTTCAAACTTCTGCTCATCATTGTGTTCATGCTTCACATAGTACAAATCTTTAGCAGGCATTCCCATTATCTCCTCACCAGCCTCTTGGAACGCTGTGACCCAAGTAAGACCTGTATGGTCCTGTAACTGGAGCTGCAGTATGTACCTGTAGTCACATTCATCCACGCTTTTATCACACTTCTCGCACCGCCACGTCCCATCTCCGTTGTCTGTCACCTTTTTATTGCAAGGACGATCACCGTTCATGATGGGACAAGCTGTGTAGTAGAAGTTGTCAACCTTCATGTATATAATAGTGGCGTTGACTGTGATCCAGTCTGGTTTCTCCGAGGTCCCTAGCTTCTCGTCTTTAATTTGAGAGATTGTTTTGCGTACGTCTACTCTGCCGCTACCGTTGAACTCTCTCGAAATGGAGACACAAGGGGCgctccttccttctctctcaaACCATTCCTTCAGCTTACGAGCCTCAACAAAGTCTGGCTCAACGAGGAGTTGGCTTGACCCAATGGTGCTCACCGCCTTCCCGTTAAACTCGCTGACCCTCCCCGACTTAACAGCAAGAACAGGAAACTCACCAGAGTCGCAAAGACTCTGCAGCTTCTGTCCTTCCGCGTTGCAGAAGCTACCCCACATAGTCACCTCAACGCTTCGACCAGACATGTCTTTCAACTGAAGAGATCTCTTCTGCGTCTCGGTCCCGGTCTTCCTCATTATCGTTCCAGTGGGGCTGATAGACGACACAACGCCAATCACATCGATGATGCTGTTAGTCTCCATGCTTTCGATATCACCAATGGAACGGAAATTGTACAGGTTCTGAGGGATGGCAGCGTCTTCCTCGTAGCACTGCTGTACCGTCGACGCGTTATCCAGCGTGATTTCGTAGTCGTGAGGGAGATGGTTATACTTCTTCTCAGCAGGACGCAGTTTCCCCCTCGAAACCAGATAAAGATTGCCAAAGACGATCTGGTCGTAGAACTGATCAGCGACATCGTTGAAACAAGTAACACGTATCTCTCCACCATGAGCGTCGAGAAGGTCAAAGCTGAACACTTTCCCATCCCCACGCTGGTTGTTGAAACGCCTGAGATCTCCTTTGCTAGTGACCCTAGCCTTGATGGTCCACCTGCCGGAATAAGGGTTAAGCGAATTGATAGGAGTGTTGAGAGGAGGTGCCTCGTTCCTCGCCACAGGTCCCCTGTTCTGGTACATCGGTGGTGGTGGTTGATGGCGCGTTGGAGGGTCACGCACAAGACCTGAAGATGGATTGTTGTATGATCCAGGTAAAGTAGAATTAGAACCAGAACCATACACTTGTTGTCTCTGTTGTTGTTGACCAACATGACTTGTCGCTGTCCCTGTCCCGGTGTTGTTGTTTTGACGACCACCACTACTCACATCACTCCTACTACCATTTAGCTGAAAACTAGAACCAGAACCATACACTTGTTGTCTCTGTTGAGGTAAAACAGTCGCCCCTATCTCAGTGTTGCTCCTAAACCCACTAGTTGGATTAGAGTCTCCTACTCCACCACGCGGATCATTATTATTAGGCTTTCTTGCTCCAATTATATCAGCATTCGTTGCTATCACTTCCAATTGCGAAATCACAACAATCCTAACcgtcaaaaaaaatcataatcattcaccaaaaattacaaaaaaaaaagaagagtatttttttttaatttactttttcttttggatCTCGCTACAGAGGAAATGATCGAGGCGGAGGATGGAACCGGCTTGGAGGAGGCCGTCTTTGACGAGAGGGTTGAGAGTGATGCCGAGCATCCCCTGAATGAAGGCCGTCCCGTCTGATAGCAGAACCCTAATCCTCTCCTTGGACGGCACCGTCTGAGCCGTGAACATCTTCAGCTCCGTGACTTGGAGAACCGGTATCATGTCCTCGTGGCTCTTCACCGCCTCGTTTCTTATCATCTCGATTACCCCTCCCGTCAGAATCTCCCCCATCGTGTTGTTGCTACAGAGATTGATTGTG
This region of Raphanus sativus cultivar WK10039 unplaced genomic scaffold, ASM80110v3 Scaffold2054, whole genome shotgun sequence genomic DNA includes:
- the LOC130505170 gene encoding replication protein A 70 kDa DNA-binding subunit E-like, with translation MGEILTGGVIEMIRNEAVKSHEDMIPVLQVTELKMFTAQTVPSKERIRVLLSDGTAFIQGMLGITLNPLVKDGLLQAGSILRLDHFLCSEIQKKKIVVISQLEVIATNADIIGARKPNNNDPRGGVGDSNPTSGFRSNTEIGATVLPQQRQQVYGSGSSFQLNGSRSDVSSGGRQNNNTGTGTATSHVGQQQQRQQVYGSGSNSTLPGSYNNPSSGLVRDPPTRHQPPPPMYQNRGPVARNEAPPLNTPINSLNPYSGRWTIKARVTSKGDLRRFNNQRGDGKVFSFDLLDAHGGEIRVTCFNDVADQFYDQIVFGNLYLVSRGKLRPAEKKYNHLPHDYEITLDNASTVQQCYEEDAAIPQNLYNFRSIGDIESMETNSIIDVIGVVSSISPTGTIMRKTGTETQKRSLQLKDMSGRSVEVTMWGSFCNAEGQKLQSLCDSGEFPVLAVKSGRVSEFNGKAVSTIGSSQLLVEPDFVEARKLKEWFEREGRSAPCVSISREFNGSGRVDVRKTISQIKDEKLGTSEKPDWITVNATIIYMKVDNFYYTACPIMNGDRPCNKKVTDNGDGTWRCEKCDKSVDECDYRYILQLQLQDHTGLTWVTAFQEAGEEIMGMPAKDLYYVKHEHNDEQKFEDIIRKVAFTKYMFKLKVKEETYGDEPTVKATVVKVDKVNYSSDTRVILGAIEKLRTETASSLPVRPEGSHYTADAGTSGIGTSSLGRREFGLPANQSVQYGGGAMSCYVCGNSGHVSANCPNI